One genomic segment of Nitrospira sp. includes these proteins:
- a CDS encoding M48 family metallopeptidase, whose protein sequence is MSHRMRVSRLLAAGILLSVLMGTGGCETNPYTGRSQLLMTSVEQENQMGAQAYSQVKSDPKMRQSQDPREIEPVKRVAARIIEAAKRSKYGEMAQQFQWEVTVIKDDKTLNAFALPGGKMAVYTGIFSVAKTEAGLAAVMGHEVVHALARHGAERMSQGQLTNAALQVAGAAAGASGGGGLMSQAAMAALGVGAQVGVLLPFSRKHESEADYIGILLAADAGYDPRESVGLWERMAQLSGGGGPAEFMSTHPGHETRIEQLKQWMPEAMAIYQTRQPVPPMLLPVAP, encoded by the coding sequence ATGAGCCACAGAATGCGGGTTAGCCGACTCCTGGCAGCTGGAATACTGCTGAGCGTGTTGATGGGGACGGGCGGATGCGAAACCAATCCCTATACGGGTCGCTCGCAGTTGCTCATGACGTCAGTTGAGCAGGAAAATCAAATGGGCGCGCAGGCCTATAGCCAGGTGAAGAGTGATCCGAAGATGCGGCAGTCCCAGGACCCGCGTGAGATCGAGCCGGTGAAGCGCGTTGCCGCGCGGATTATTGAAGCAGCCAAACGGTCGAAGTACGGAGAGATGGCACAGCAGTTTCAGTGGGAAGTGACCGTGATTAAGGACGACAAAACGCTGAATGCATTTGCGTTGCCGGGTGGAAAGATGGCGGTCTATACGGGGATCTTTTCCGTTGCCAAGACGGAGGCCGGTCTCGCCGCGGTGATGGGCCATGAAGTCGTTCATGCTCTGGCGCGCCATGGGGCGGAGCGAATGAGTCAGGGGCAATTGACGAACGCCGCCCTGCAGGTAGCGGGAGCAGCAGCCGGCGCCAGCGGCGGCGGTGGGTTGATGTCGCAAGCGGCGATGGCAGCGCTTGGTGTCGGCGCCCAGGTTGGAGTATTGCTTCCGTTTAGCCGGAAGCACGAGTCTGAGGCCGACTATATCGGCATTCTCCTGGCGGCGGATGCAGGGTATGATCCGCGCGAGTCGGTAGGTTTGTGGGAGCGGATGGCGCAGTTATCAGGAGGCGGTGGCCCCGCCGAGTTCATGTCAACCCATCCCGGTCACGAGACACGCATCGAACAGTTGAAGCAATGGATGCCGGAAGCTATGGCCATCTACCAGACGAGACAGCCGGTTCCTCCAATGCTCTTACCCGTGGCCCCATAG
- the rnhC gene encoding ribonuclease HIII, whose product MTATHPSVERIGIDESGKGDYFGPLVIAAVFVDAVTQGELALMQVRDSKKISDGRILDMAPDIKTICPYSIVAIGPQKYNELYAKIKNLNRLLAWGHARVLENLLNKVSCGRAIADQFGDERLILSALQAKGRTIVLEQRPKAESDIAVAAASILARAEFLIRLKRLSEEVGTTLPKGASATVELAARMVMKKHGQERLGAVAKLHFKTTQAVLAGLA is encoded by the coding sequence GTGACCGCTACCCATCCATCGGTCGAGCGCATCGGCATCGACGAATCAGGGAAAGGCGACTACTTCGGCCCGCTCGTCATCGCCGCCGTCTTTGTGGACGCCGTCACCCAAGGCGAGCTTGCCCTCATGCAGGTTCGGGACAGCAAGAAGATCTCGGACGGTCGGATTCTCGACATGGCGCCGGATATCAAAACCATCTGTCCCTACAGCATCGTCGCCATTGGCCCGCAGAAATACAATGAACTGTACGCGAAGATTAAGAACTTGAATCGCTTGCTGGCCTGGGGCCACGCCCGTGTCCTGGAAAATCTGCTCAACAAGGTGTCGTGCGGTCGAGCGATTGCGGATCAGTTCGGAGATGAGCGGCTGATTCTGAGCGCGCTCCAAGCCAAGGGCCGCACGATCGTGCTGGAACAGCGGCCAAAAGCCGAGTCCGACATAGCCGTCGCCGCCGCGTCGATCCTCGCGCGCGCAGAGTTTTTGATTCGACTCAAACGATTATCCGAAGAGGTAGGGACGACACTTCCGAAGGGAGCATCAGCCACCGTGGAACTGGCCGCCAGAATGGTGATGAAGAAACATGGACAGGAGCGGCTTGGAGCCGTCGCGAAGCTGCACTTCAAAACTACCCAGGCCGTACTGGCAGGACTTGCTTAG
- a CDS encoding C4-type zinc ribbon domain-containing protein: MSQKLSPLLALQKLDLRILEITEQRRKIPERLNIAEAPLREDTQLLTDAKTGVDALVKERRTHEKDLEMHEAQTEKMKSHAASLKTNKEYQAHLFEIELANKKRGEFEEKILVSMDKIDQLQGTIKELQGKVNAAQAVFAKEKQALDATDKELATELAQLEAEQRAAAKQIDPNLLARYTHIKLSRKDGAIAAVREGMCAGCRLQIPPQLIAQVRRSDDLHVCPYCRRMLYWEGEIPTESASALSVARKNDLEVGESV, from the coding sequence TTGAGCCAGAAACTGTCCCCCCTGCTCGCCCTGCAAAAACTGGATCTCCGCATTCTGGAGATTACTGAACAGCGTCGGAAAATCCCTGAGCGGCTGAATATCGCCGAAGCGCCGCTTCGCGAGGATACGCAGTTGCTGACCGACGCGAAGACGGGGGTTGACGCGCTGGTGAAAGAGCGGCGTACGCACGAAAAAGACCTTGAAATGCACGAAGCGCAGACCGAGAAAATGAAGTCGCACGCCGCGAGTTTGAAAACGAACAAAGAGTATCAAGCGCACCTGTTCGAAATTGAATTGGCGAACAAAAAACGTGGAGAGTTCGAAGAAAAGATCTTGGTCTCAATGGACAAGATCGACCAGCTGCAAGGGACGATCAAAGAGCTGCAGGGGAAAGTGAATGCGGCACAGGCCGTGTTCGCCAAGGAAAAACAAGCCCTCGATGCGACGGACAAGGAGCTCGCCACGGAGTTGGCGCAGCTGGAGGCTGAACAGCGCGCGGCGGCGAAACAGATCGACCCCAATCTACTTGCGCGCTATACGCACATCAAGCTGTCCCGGAAAGACGGGGCGATTGCTGCCGTGCGTGAAGGGATGTGCGCCGGATGCCGGCTCCAGATCCCGCCGCAGTTGATCGCGCAAGTCAGACGATCCGACGATCTCCACGTATGCCCCTACTGCCGCCGGATGCTCTATTGGGAAGGCGAGATCCCGACCGAATCCGCTTCAGCCCTGAGTGTCGCCAGGAAGAACGACCTGGAAGTCGGGGAGTCGGTCTAA
- the rpoD gene encoding RNA polymerase sigma factor RpoD has product MAKQELLGEVKKLITIGKEKGFLTYDELNNTLPAEVVSSDQFGSIMTMFGELDIEIVDAPDGERTQKRTERGEAADDTEEAETETEAEAEEENEKPIDLTPGALSRTDDPVRLYLKEMGSVALLSREGEIEIAKRIEEGKKEVASVIYGLPMTIEFVLALRDQLKDGKIDVREIVPVKETEEELEEEQQPIERDYEELRVKTLEALNTVRKVSLSLKALVEKEKSLGSDPAKQKQYKKQFDLARQQVVDKIESVNLHGVLKDRMVQRVRDLAVQFRMAEREVASCQRRIGIGGEAGAEQLRKMCRTRPDFLAVRRKAGVSEETLSDIKKIYQAAKARIRQLETEEALVPAEEIKDAVKHLDVAEDKVKRGKAELVEANLRLVVSIAKKYTNRGLQFLDLIQEGNIGLMKAVDKFEYQRGYKFSTYATWWIRQAITRAIADQARTIRIPVHMIETINKLIRTSRHLVQKLGREPLPEEIAERMDLPLDKVRKILKIAREPISLETPIGEEEDSHLGDFIEDKKAVSPLEAAIRYDLQRQINSALETLTPREEKVLRKRFGIGEATDHTLEEVGQDFEVTRERIRQIEAKALRKLRHPSRSKKLRSFVESV; this is encoded by the coding sequence ATGGCGAAGCAAGAGTTGCTCGGCGAGGTGAAGAAACTCATTACGATCGGGAAGGAAAAAGGATTCCTGACCTACGATGAGTTGAATAACACCCTGCCGGCGGAGGTGGTGTCCTCCGACCAGTTCGGCAGCATCATGACGATGTTCGGCGAATTGGACATTGAGATTGTGGATGCGCCGGATGGCGAGCGGACACAGAAGCGGACGGAGCGGGGCGAGGCCGCCGACGATACGGAGGAAGCGGAGACCGAGACCGAGGCGGAAGCCGAGGAAGAAAACGAAAAACCGATCGATCTCACGCCCGGAGCCTTGAGCCGCACCGACGATCCCGTTCGTCTGTATTTGAAGGAAATGGGCAGCGTCGCCTTGCTGAGCCGCGAAGGGGAAATCGAGATCGCCAAGCGGATCGAAGAAGGAAAGAAGGAAGTGGCGTCGGTGATCTACGGATTGCCCATGACGATCGAGTTTGTGCTGGCCCTGCGCGATCAGCTCAAGGATGGAAAGATCGATGTGCGCGAGATCGTCCCGGTAAAAGAAACCGAGGAGGAGCTCGAAGAGGAGCAGCAGCCGATCGAGCGGGACTATGAAGAGCTGCGCGTGAAGACGCTGGAGGCGTTGAACACGGTCCGGAAAGTCTCATTGTCGCTGAAGGCCCTCGTCGAGAAAGAAAAGTCTCTCGGGAGTGATCCGGCGAAGCAAAAGCAATACAAGAAGCAGTTCGATCTGGCCCGGCAGCAGGTCGTCGACAAGATCGAGTCGGTGAATTTGCACGGCGTCCTGAAGGATCGCATGGTCCAGCGTGTGCGCGATCTGGCCGTGCAGTTCCGGATGGCCGAGCGGGAAGTGGCGAGCTGTCAGCGGCGCATTGGAATCGGCGGCGAGGCCGGTGCCGAGCAGCTGAGGAAAATGTGCCGGACGAGGCCGGATTTTCTGGCCGTCAGGCGAAAGGCCGGAGTGTCCGAGGAGACCCTCTCGGACATCAAGAAAATCTATCAGGCGGCGAAGGCACGGATCAGGCAGCTGGAAACGGAAGAGGCCTTGGTTCCGGCAGAAGAAATCAAAGATGCGGTGAAGCATCTGGATGTCGCCGAGGACAAGGTCAAACGCGGGAAGGCGGAGCTGGTTGAGGCCAATCTGCGCCTTGTGGTGAGCATTGCCAAGAAGTATACGAACCGAGGATTGCAGTTTCTGGATCTCATCCAGGAAGGCAATATCGGGTTAATGAAGGCGGTGGATAAGTTTGAGTATCAGCGTGGCTACAAGTTCAGTACCTATGCGACCTGGTGGATCCGGCAGGCGATTACCAGGGCGATTGCGGATCAGGCCCGTACGATCCGCATTCCCGTGCACATGATCGAAACGATCAATAAATTGATCCGGACTTCCCGGCATCTCGTCCAGAAGCTGGGCCGTGAGCCGTTGCCGGAGGAAATCGCCGAGCGGATGGACTTGCCCCTCGACAAGGTCCGGAAGATTCTCAAGATCGCGCGCGAGCCGATTTCTCTGGAGACGCCGATCGGGGAAGAAGAAGACAGCCATCTGGGGGACTTTATCGAGGACAAGAAGGCGGTCTCCCCGCTGGAAGCCGCGATCCGGTACGATTTGCAGCGCCAGATCAACAGTGCGCTGGAAACATTGACCCCGCGCGAAGAAAAAGTCTTGCGCAAGCGGTTTGGGATCGGCGAAGCCACCGACCACACGCTGGAAGAAGTCGGGCAGGATTTTGAAGTGACTCGTGAGCGTATCCGGCAAATCGAGGCCAAGGCACTGCGCAAGTTGCGGCATCCAAGCCGGAGCAAAAAGCTGCGAAGCTTTGTCGAAAGCGTGTAA
- the dnaG gene encoding DNA primase: MGRGLISDDIINQIRDRIDIADIVGHHVSLTRAGQNLKGLCPFHQEKSPSFTVSPSRQIFHCFGCGAGGNVFSFLTRITGASFPEVVRDLGRKVGIEVQESAEVNPQAAQFGRIEQVNQAASSWFHKNLQDAKAGEPARAYLAERGIEPATITRFAIGVALGEWEGLIKALTHQGFTSGDLAAAGLTIAREQAGKGATGFYDRFRARVMFPIVDLRKRVVGFGGRTLGDGTPKYLNSPDTPLFKKGQTLFAFDQARESIARTKTVIVVEGYFDAIALHQAGITHTVATLGTALTAEHIQALRRFATNVVLLFDPDAAGVRAALRGLDLFVNSGLGVKVVTLPDGDDPDTYVRKAGAEAFAQLEAAAPSLLDYALEHSVKEAESGSLEGRIRSVDEILRILQKSEHPIEREERLRVVAERLGINQQRLIERYPALIAEQRKTAGVPAPSPKPVPAFKGVPEERDLAFLLLQGKLSPADIRRLKPELFSIPACQKLVACALEHLGADGRVEVRAFLDAAMDDPDCGTLATEFSLRDDHFDDLSEHIKGCLDQLDRKRSEAAMRELISRLKGAEREGRWEDVQSINLQVNELQMRKAGTPVAGTVSLVKE; the protein is encoded by the coding sequence GTGGGCCGAGGCCTGATTTCTGACGACATCATCAATCAGATTCGTGACCGGATCGATATCGCGGATATCGTCGGCCATCATGTCTCGCTCACTAGAGCAGGACAGAATCTCAAGGGGTTGTGCCCGTTCCATCAGGAAAAAAGTCCGTCGTTTACGGTGAGTCCCTCACGGCAGATTTTTCATTGTTTCGGCTGTGGGGCCGGCGGCAATGTATTTTCGTTTTTGACGCGAATTACGGGAGCCAGTTTCCCTGAAGTCGTGCGTGATCTCGGTCGAAAGGTCGGGATTGAGGTTCAGGAGTCGGCCGAGGTCAATCCGCAGGCTGCTCAGTTCGGGCGTATCGAGCAAGTGAACCAGGCCGCGTCTTCGTGGTTTCACAAGAATCTACAGGATGCAAAAGCCGGGGAGCCCGCACGAGCCTATCTCGCCGAGCGGGGCATCGAACCGGCCACGATTACGCGATTTGCCATCGGTGTGGCATTGGGGGAATGGGAAGGGTTGATCAAGGCGTTGACGCATCAAGGGTTTACGTCCGGCGATTTGGCGGCGGCCGGGTTGACCATTGCGCGGGAGCAGGCGGGGAAAGGGGCCACGGGTTTCTATGATCGATTTCGGGCTCGCGTCATGTTCCCGATCGTCGATTTGCGCAAGCGTGTGGTGGGATTCGGCGGAAGGACGCTCGGAGACGGCACGCCCAAGTATTTGAATTCTCCTGATACACCGTTATTCAAGAAGGGCCAGACGCTGTTTGCCTTCGACCAGGCGCGCGAGTCGATCGCTCGAACGAAGACCGTGATCGTGGTGGAAGGCTATTTCGATGCGATTGCGTTGCATCAGGCCGGGATCACCCATACCGTAGCCACGCTCGGCACGGCGCTGACGGCGGAGCACATTCAAGCCCTCCGGCGGTTTGCGACGAATGTCGTATTGCTGTTCGATCCGGATGCCGCCGGTGTGCGAGCGGCGCTGCGAGGATTGGATTTGTTTGTGAACAGCGGTCTCGGGGTCAAGGTCGTGACATTGCCGGACGGAGACGACCCTGACACGTACGTTCGGAAAGCCGGAGCAGAGGCGTTTGCGCAACTCGAGGCGGCGGCTCCGAGCCTGTTAGACTATGCGTTGGAGCATAGCGTGAAAGAGGCCGAGTCCGGATCGCTCGAAGGCCGGATCCGCAGTGTGGATGAAATCTTACGCATCCTTCAGAAGAGCGAACATCCGATCGAACGGGAAGAACGGCTGCGAGTGGTTGCGGAGCGTCTGGGGATCAATCAGCAGCGCTTGATTGAACGGTATCCGGCATTAATAGCTGAGCAGCGGAAGACCGCCGGGGTGCCGGCCCCGTCACCGAAACCCGTCCCGGCTTTCAAGGGCGTTCCCGAGGAGCGGGATCTCGCCTTTTTGCTGTTGCAGGGGAAATTGTCTCCGGCGGATATTCGCCGGTTGAAGCCCGAGCTCTTTTCAATCCCGGCCTGCCAGAAGCTCGTGGCCTGTGCGTTGGAGCATTTGGGAGCGGATGGACGCGTTGAAGTGCGAGCGTTCCTTGATGCGGCGATGGACGATCCAGATTGTGGGACGTTGGCCACCGAATTCTCGCTGCGGGACGATCATTTCGACGATCTCTCGGAGCATATCAAGGGCTGCTTGGATCAGCTGGACCGGAAACGTTCCGAGGCGGCCATGCGCGAGCTCATCTCACGCCTCAAAGGGGCTGAACGTGAAGGACGTTGGGAAGACGTGCAGTCGATCAATCTGCAAGTGAATGAATTGCAAATGCGGAAAGCCGGCACGCCAGTCGCCGGCACAGTCTCATTGGTGAAGGAGTAG
- a CDS encoding histidine triad nucleotide-binding protein encodes MSTCIFCRIVDGSIPAKVVYQDEHTLAFDDVSPQAPVHTLVIPKRHVAAVQDFGEEDQALLGRLLLTCRQVATDKGLAEPGYRIVANTGRDGGQTVLHLHFHVLGGRHLGWPPG; translated from the coding sequence GTGAGTACCTGTATTTTTTGCCGTATCGTCGATGGCAGCATTCCCGCAAAAGTGGTGTATCAGGACGAGCATACATTGGCGTTCGATGATGTCAGCCCTCAGGCACCCGTTCACACCTTGGTCATTCCAAAGCGGCATGTCGCAGCCGTTCAGGATTTCGGCGAGGAAGATCAAGCGTTGCTTGGCCGCTTGCTCTTGACTTGTCGACAGGTTGCCACAGACAAGGGCCTTGCCGAACCGGGTTATCGAATTGTGGCCAATACAGGGCGGGACGGAGGGCAAACCGTTTTGCACCTGCATTTTCATGTACTTGGCGGTCGTCACCTCGGCTGGCCTCCAGGCTAG
- the hisIE gene encoding bifunctional phosphoribosyl-AMP cyclohydrolase/phosphoribosyl-ATP diphosphatase HisIE, with translation MITPYRLRDIMGQGDGAQAFKFDAQGLIPAVVQDWLDGTVLMVGYMNQDALNQTVATKTVHFWSRSRQKLWEKGETSGHKLHVKTLYVDCDRDTILVKAQPVGPTCHTGERACFFTPLDESGGVGPGKTDEAAGGILEAVLRTIETRRANPQPGSYTTKLFEGGHDKILKKVAEEAGEVLLASKGGKKEEIVYEIADLFFHTLMVLGYHDIPLSVIYQELAKRFGKSGLRTEQ, from the coding sequence TTGATCACGCCGTACCGGTTGCGTGACATCATGGGACAAGGCGACGGGGCACAGGCTTTCAAGTTTGATGCGCAGGGGCTGATTCCAGCCGTTGTGCAGGACTGGCTGGACGGAACGGTCCTGATGGTCGGGTATATGAACCAGGACGCGTTGAATCAAACCGTCGCCACCAAGACGGTTCACTTCTGGAGCCGGTCGCGCCAGAAGCTCTGGGAGAAGGGGGAAACATCGGGGCACAAACTCCATGTGAAAACCCTCTATGTGGATTGTGATCGCGATACCATTCTCGTGAAGGCGCAACCGGTTGGACCGACTTGTCACACCGGAGAACGGGCCTGTTTTTTCACGCCGCTGGATGAGTCGGGTGGGGTGGGCCCCGGTAAAACCGATGAGGCTGCAGGCGGCATTCTTGAGGCGGTGCTGCGGACGATCGAGACGCGGCGGGCCAATCCCCAGCCGGGGTCGTATACGACAAAGTTATTTGAGGGGGGGCACGACAAGATCCTCAAGAAAGTGGCAGAAGAAGCCGGCGAAGTGCTGCTGGCGTCGAAGGGCGGAAAGAAAGAGGAAATCGTGTACGAGATCGCCGATCTGTTTTTTCATACGCTCATGGTCTTAGGCTACCATGACATTCCTCTGTCCGTGATCTATCAAGAGTTAGCGAAGCGGTTTGGGAAGTCCGGCCTCAGGACGGAACAATAG
- the hisF gene encoding imidazole glycerol phosphate synthase subunit HisF, producing the protein MLTKRIIPCLDVKDGRVVKGVSFVNLRDAGDPVEVAAVYDREGADELCFLDITASHENRKTIIDVVEQTAARVFMPVTVGGGVRTLDDIRALLNAGADKVSINTAAVQRPEFVREAAQKFGTQCIVVAIDAKRGITPGRWEVFTHGGRKATGLDAVEWAKWMETYGAGEILLTSMDQDGQQSGYDLGLTAAVSEAASIPVIASGGVGTLEHLYDGFTKGKADAVLAASIFHFRTYTIPQAKEYLREKGVPVRLDHAVPVA; encoded by the coding sequence ATGCTGACGAAACGTATCATTCCTTGCCTTGATGTCAAAGATGGCCGGGTGGTGAAGGGCGTCAGCTTCGTCAATCTTCGCGATGCGGGCGATCCGGTAGAAGTGGCGGCGGTCTATGATCGCGAAGGGGCGGACGAGCTGTGTTTTCTCGATATCACCGCGTCGCATGAAAATCGAAAGACGATTATCGACGTGGTCGAACAAACCGCCGCGCGCGTGTTCATGCCCGTGACTGTCGGCGGCGGGGTTCGGACGCTCGATGACATCCGCGCCTTGCTCAATGCCGGTGCCGATAAGGTGAGTATCAATACGGCGGCGGTTCAACGGCCGGAATTTGTGCGGGAGGCGGCGCAGAAATTCGGGACTCAGTGTATCGTCGTCGCGATCGATGCGAAGCGCGGTATCACGCCCGGTCGATGGGAAGTCTTTACGCATGGCGGGCGAAAAGCCACCGGGCTCGATGCGGTGGAGTGGGCGAAGTGGATGGAAACCTACGGGGCGGGAGAGATCTTGCTGACGAGCATGGATCAAGACGGCCAGCAAAGCGGCTATGATTTAGGGCTGACGGCGGCGGTGTCAGAAGCCGCCTCGATTCCGGTGATCGCGTCAGGCGGAGTCGGCACGCTCGAGCATCTCTATGACGGATTTACGAAGGGGAAGGCCGATGCGGTGCTGGCGGCCTCGATTTTTCATTTCCGGACGTATACGATTCCGCAGGCCAAAGAATATTTACGTGAGAAAGGCGTGCCGGTGCGGCTTGATCACGCCGTACCGGTTGCGTGA
- the hisA gene encoding 1-(5-phosphoribosyl)-5-[(5-phosphoribosylamino)methylideneamino]imidazole-4-carboxamide isomerase, whose product MLVIPAIDLKDGRCVRLRQGDMAAETVYSEDVPAVARKWQQVGAGLIHVVDLNGAVDGEPRNLPQIEAVMKTVSVKVQVGGGIRTIETVRRYLNAGVSRVVLGTAALTDRKFLEQACKEFPQRILLGLDARDGKVAVKGWTAVSETKAIDLLKDLAGLAISAVIYTDISRDGMLSGPNIPALQEVVGHSAFPVIASGGITRVEDLQTVHALGPRIEGAIVGKALYDGKLDYAAAVAALSARC is encoded by the coding sequence GTGCTTGTGATTCCAGCCATCGATTTAAAAGACGGGCGTTGTGTGCGGTTGCGCCAGGGCGATATGGCCGCAGAGACGGTGTATTCGGAGGATGTCCCGGCGGTGGCTCGAAAGTGGCAGCAAGTCGGGGCAGGCCTCATTCATGTCGTCGATCTGAACGGCGCGGTCGACGGGGAGCCCAGGAATCTTCCGCAGATCGAAGCGGTGATGAAGACAGTGAGTGTGAAGGTGCAGGTCGGCGGCGGCATTCGCACGATCGAGACCGTGCGGCGTTATCTCAATGCCGGGGTCTCGCGCGTGGTGCTCGGGACCGCGGCCCTCACCGATCGCAAGTTTCTTGAACAGGCCTGCAAAGAGTTTCCTCAGCGCATTTTGCTCGGGCTCGACGCGCGTGACGGCAAGGTGGCGGTGAAGGGGTGGACGGCCGTATCGGAAACAAAGGCCATCGATTTGCTTAAAGACCTGGCCGGGCTCGCGATCAGCGCGGTGATCTATACCGACATTTCCCGCGATGGCATGCTGAGCGGGCCCAATATACCGGCGTTGCAAGAGGTGGTCGGACATTCAGCCTTCCCCGTCATTGCCTCGGGTGGCATCACGCGTGTAGAGGATCTGCAAACCGTTCATGCGCTCGGCCCTCGCATCGAGGGCGCGATCGTGGGGAAGGCGCTGTATGACGGGAAGTTGGATTATGCCGCAGCGGTTGCGGCTTTGAGCGCACGATGCTGA
- the hisH gene encoding imidazole glycerol phosphate synthase subunit HisH, which translates to MIAIIDYGMGNLRSVHKAFEAVGHHAVVTRDVGVIKSASHVVLPGVGAFGDCMANLEQYGLVDAVRMAIQSGKPFLGICLGLQLLFTESEEFGMHKGLDIIPGKVRRFPADPALKVPHMGWNQVNMQRACPVFAGIPNGANWYFVHSYFVDPVEKQIAATTTTYGIPFVSSVWKDNVVACQFHPEKSQTVGLQLIKNFGAWT; encoded by the coding sequence ATGATCGCAATCATCGACTACGGCATGGGCAATTTGCGGAGTGTCCACAAGGCGTTTGAGGCCGTCGGCCATCATGCGGTCGTGACACGCGATGTGGGCGTGATCAAGAGCGCCAGTCATGTCGTGTTACCCGGAGTCGGGGCGTTCGGCGATTGCATGGCAAACCTCGAACAGTATGGGCTGGTTGATGCCGTTCGCATGGCGATTCAGTCGGGTAAGCCGTTTCTGGGCATTTGTCTGGGGCTTCAACTGCTGTTCACGGAAAGTGAAGAGTTCGGCATGCATAAGGGCCTGGACATTATTCCAGGCAAGGTGCGCAGGTTTCCCGCTGATCCCGCGTTGAAAGTTCCTCATATGGGATGGAACCAGGTGAATATGCAGCGTGCCTGCCCGGTTTTTGCCGGGATCCCGAACGGCGCGAACTGGTATTTTGTTCATTCGTATTTCGTCGATCCGGTCGAGAAACAAATTGCGGCGACGACAACGACCTATGGGATTCCTTTTGTCTCGAGCGTTTGGAAGGACAATGTTGTGGCCTGCCAATTTCACCCTGAGAAGAGTCAAACGGTTGGCCTGCAACTGATCAAGAATTTCGGGGCCTGGACGTGA
- the hisB gene encoding imidazoleglycerol-phosphate dehydratase HisB: MKKRGSASRQASIHRATKETDISVEWTIDGRGQGKIDTGIRFFDHMLELLAKHGFFDLTVKAKGDIDIDEHHTVEDVGIVMGKALHQALGEKAGIKRFGFASAPLDETLAQITVDLSGRPYLVYNVALPDRKIKAFDLGLFEDFFQAFVTHGGLNLHVNLMYGRNPHHIMEAIFKGLAKALDQATMPEERLAGKVLSTKGML; the protein is encoded by the coding sequence ATGAAGAAGCGCGGATCGGCATCGCGGCAGGCCTCGATTCATCGCGCCACCAAAGAAACCGATATTTCCGTCGAGTGGACGATCGACGGCCGCGGGCAAGGCAAGATCGACACCGGCATCCGCTTCTTCGATCACATGCTGGAGCTGCTGGCTAAGCACGGCTTCTTTGACCTGACGGTCAAAGCCAAAGGTGACATCGATATCGATGAACACCACACGGTTGAGGACGTCGGAATCGTGATGGGGAAGGCGTTGCATCAAGCGCTGGGCGAGAAGGCGGGGATCAAACGATTCGGGTTTGCCTCGGCGCCGCTGGATGAAACGCTTGCCCAGATCACCGTGGATCTCAGCGGACGGCCGTATCTCGTCTATAACGTGGCCTTGCCGGATCGGAAGATCAAGGCGTTCGACTTGGGTTTATTCGAGGATTTTTTCCAGGCCTTCGTGACGCATGGCGGATTGAATCTGCACGTGAACCTCATGTATGGCCGCAATCCGCATCACATCATGGAAGCTATTTTCAAAGGCCTGGCCAAAGCCCTTGATCAAGCGACCATGCCGGAAGAACGTCTCGCGGGGAAAGTCCTGTCGACCAAGGGGATGCTGTAA